The Triticum aestivum cultivar Chinese Spring chromosome 3A, IWGSC CS RefSeq v2.1, whole genome shotgun sequence genome includes a region encoding these proteins:
- the LOC542904 gene encoding 26S proteasome regulatory subunit 6A homolog translates to MSSSPTPAPDAGAAAMAVDDSSETDQLDSMSTEDIVRATRLLDNEVRVLKDELQRNNLELENVKDKIKENQEKIKLNKQLPYLVGNIVEILEMNPEDEAEEDGANIDLDSQRKGKCVVLKTSTRQTIFLPVIGLVDPDNLKPGDLVGVNKDSYLILDTLPSEYDSRVKAMEVDEKPTEDYNDIGGLEKEIQELVEAIVLPMTHKEQFQKLGIRPPKGVLLYGPPGTGKTLMARACAAQTNATFLKLAGPQLVQMFIGDGAKLVRDAFELAKEKAPCIIFIDEIDAIGTKRFDSEVSGDREVQRTMLELLNQLDGFSSDERIKVIAATNRADILDPALLRSGRLDRKIEFPHPTEEARARILQIHSRKMNVHPDVNFEELARSTDDFNGAQLKAVCVEAGMLALRRDATEVIHEDFNEGIIQVQAKKKSSLNYYA, encoded by the exons ATGTCGTCCTCCCCTACCCCCGCGCCAGACGCCGGCGCCGCCGCGATGGCCGTCGACGACTCGTCGGAGACCGACCAGCTCGACTCCATGTCCACGGAGGACATCGTCCGGGCCACCCGCCTCCTCGACAACGAGGTCCGCGTCCTCAAG GACGAGCTGCAGCGGAACAACCTGGAGCTCGAGAACGTCAAGGACAAGATCAAGGAGAACCAAGAGAAGATAAAGCTCAACAAGCAGCTGCCCTACCTCGTCGGCAACATCGTCGAG ATATTGGAAATGAACCCTGAAGATGAGGCTGAAGAGGATGGCGCTAATATAGATCTGGACTCACAgaggaaaggaaaatgtgttgtTCTTAAGACATCCACAAGACAG ACTATATTCCTTCCTGTGATCGGGCTAGTTGACCCTGATAACCTCAAGCCTGGTGATTTGGTTGGAGTCAACAAGGACAGCTACTTGATATTAGACACGCTACCTTCGGAGTATGACTCTCGAGTAAAGGCAATGGAGGTAGATGAAAAGCCTACGGAGGATTATAATGACATTGGTGGCCTTGAGAAAGAG ATTCAGGAACTTGTTGAAGCTATAGTGTTGCCAATGACACACAAGGAGCAATTTCAGAAGTTGGGAATCCGTCCCCCGAAAGGAGTTCTCTTATATGGACCACCTGGGACGGGAAAGACGTTGATGGCTCGTGCATGTGCTGCACAAACCAATGCAACCTTTCTGAAACTTGCTGGTCCGCAGCTAGTCCAG ATGTTCATCGGTGACGGGGCAAAGCTTGTCCGAGATGCCTTTGAGCTGGCAAAGGAGAAGGCCCCCTGCATCATTTTTATTGATGAGATTGATGCAATTGGAACAAAGCGTTTTGACAG TGAAGTGAGTGGTGACAGAGAAGTGCAAcgaactatgttggagttgctgAATCAGCTAGATGGATTTAGCAGTGATGAGAGGATAAAG GTGATAGCTGCAACCAATCGTGCAGATATTCTCGATCCTGCTTTACTCCGTTCTGGTCGCCTGGACAGAAAGATTGAGTTCCCTCATCCGACGGAAGAAGCAAGAGCTCGGATTTTGCAA ATTCACTCAAGAAAGATGAACGTACATCCTGATGTCAACTTTGAGGAGCTGGCTCGTTCAACTGATGATTTCAACGGTGCACAGCTGAAGGCTGTTTGTGTGGAAGCTGGCATGCTTGCTCTACGCAGGGACGCTACAGAG gTGATCCATGAAGATTTCAACGAAGGCATTATCCAAGTGCAAGCAAAGAAGAAGTCCAGCTTGAATTATTACGCTTAG